The Haloterrigena salifodinae genomic interval GAGCGAAAATCGGCGGCGTTAAAAGACGTATTCGTCGTCGTGACCCATCATACCGTCGTCTTCGAGGCCAGTACCACCGCTCGTCCCCTCTTCCTCGTCCATCGGTCCGCTGGTCTTGTAGGCTTTGATCCCCGTCGAAAGGAGGTCTTCGATCGCCTCCTCGCGGTTGACGAACTCGCCGCGCTCGACCATCTGGGCGATCTGCATCTCGAGGTGTTCCGGGATGGTGATCTCTACTTTCGGCATCTGATTCGGCTTTCGGCGAGGGGGTATTTAGGTCTGACGGGGACACCACACGCCGCGGATCATTCCCTGATCGGCGATCCTCCCGCCGCCGATCGTGGCCGTCGTCACCGTTCGCGAATCCGGGGTTCGGTCGTCTCGAGTTCGCTGTGGCCGGTCTCGAGTCGGGAGGTCGTCCGTCTCAGCGCGACTGACTTCTCGACGAACCTCGCTATCGACGGTCGGTAGTATCCGTCTAGAAAGGACCGCTGACAGCGCCGCAGTCGCTTCGCAGCGATTGAATCGCGGTCGTACCGCGGGTCGATTTCGATCCGTTACCGGTTACCCATCATGGAGTCGAACGCGTTCTTCAGCGTCGTCCCCGGCTGGGTGATCGACTGAAGCTGGTTGAGCATCTTCCGCTGGTTGAAGTAGCTCGCGAACGCGAGGATGGTCGGCGGCCAGAGCCCGATGAACGTTCCCAACTCTCGCTCGCCTCGAAGGAAGAAGTAGTACAGCGAGAGTCCGACGGATGCGGCCGACGCGACAAACGCGGGGCCCATGGCTTCTTCGCCGACTTCTTCTGCTGACTGTTCGGTGACTTCCTGTTCGGCTATCTGCTGTCTACTTGCCATACAGGTAAGCGTGGTCGAGACTGTACTAAGGGATGGCGAGGGTTTCGCGAGGAAGCCCCTGAATTGTGATGTCGGACCGACTGTTACAGTTCGTTTCACCCCCGCCACCGTCCCGGAAATACGAGCTTACGTGTCGACGATCGTTTCATTCGAGCGGTGTGTCTCGGTCACACGCGACACGTCGATGGATGGGTTGTCGGCCCAGTCCGTCCGCTGGAGGCGTCACATCTACCTGCGTCGGGACGTACGCACGCGTATGAGCAACGATGACGCGACCGACGTTACGGAACTCTACCGCGAGTTCGGCGACGAGCGGCTGCCGCCCGGGCAGCGGGAAACTTCGGCGTTTCCGGTGCTCTCGAAGAGCGGGACGCCCGACTGGGATCCCGAGACGTGGGAGTTCACCGTCACCGGCGCCGTCGACGAGGAACTCTCGCTCTCGTGGGACGAGTTCCGCGACCTGCCAAGCGAGACTCAACAGCAGGATTTCCACTGCGTCACCGGCTGGAGCAAGTTCGACTGCCGGTTCACGGGCGTTTCCTTCCCAACCCTCGCCGAGCGCGCGGGCGTCATCGACGACGTCGACGAGCGACGCTCGTCGGGCAACCGGACGGAGTCCGGTCAGGCGGTCCACGTCATGTTCTCGGCGCTGGACGGATACACCACCGATCTCCCTCTCGAGGACTGCATGCGTGAGGAGGTCCTGTTCGCGTGGGCCTACGACGGCGAGCCCCTCCCCGAGGACCACGGCGGCCCGCTGCGGGTTGTCACGCCCCACAAGTACGCCTACAAGGGGGCGAAGTGGGTCGACGGCATCGAATTCCTCACCGAGACCCAGCGAGGCTACTGGGAGAAACGCGGCTACTCGGAGACGGCGAACCCGTGGGAGGAAGAACGGTACAGCTAGGCGCGAGCGGGGATCGGTAGCGGAGAGCGCGGGCCGGCGCCCGGGATAGTTAGGCTGAAGGCGCGGCGGTCCTGAACTGCGTTCGATGGATCGAACGTCGGGTGAGCGTCGGCTCGCGAGTGATTCTGACTCGCTGCTAAGCGCCGACGCGACCCCCCTCGTCAGCGCCAGCCGGAAACTCGAGGACGTGTCGTTCGGCGCGGTCGTCGACGCCGACGACGAGTCGCGAGTGCTCTGGTCGACGCCCGACGGACTGGAGATCGTCGGCCGAGGCGTCGCCGCTCGCCTCACGGCCGACGGAACCGAGCGGTTCGACCGACTCCGGGCCCGCGCGAACCGGGCGTTCGACGGCCTCGAACACGACGGTCCACGCGTCGCCCGACCGCGGGCCTTCGGCGGCCTCTCCTTTCACGACGGCCACGAACCGACACCGCCGTGGACCGGATTTCGGGCGGGTGAGTTCGTCGTTCCGCAGATACTGGTCGTTCGGAGCGGCGCGGACACCTGGCTGACGGCCGTCGCGTCGGACCACGAGACGCCGGCGGATCGACTCGAGCGCTGGACCGACCGGCTCCGGGAGCTGCCGTCGATGCGACCGAGCGGCGACGGCCCCGGCGTCGAATCGACCCGGCGAACCACGTCGCGCGCGGACTGGACCGCCCAGGTCGAGACCGCCCTCGAGCGGATCGACCGGGGCGAGCTCACCAAGGTCGTCCTCGCGCAGGCGCTGTCGGTCGACCTCGAGGGACCGGTCGACGTCCCCGAGACGCTCGAGCGGCTGCGCCGCCGGTACCCGAACTGTTACCGGTTCCTGATCGGTCGCGAAGACGGCGGCACGTTCTTCGGCGCGCCGCCGGAACGGCTCGTCTCCAAGCGCGGCGACCGCGTCGAGACGGAAGCACTCGCGGGATCGATGCCACGCGGCGAAACACCCGAAGCCGACCGGGCCTACGCCGACGAGATGCGCGACAGCGAGAAGTTTCAGCGCGAACACGGCCTCGTCGCCGACGCGATCCGCGAGCAACTCGAACCGCTCACGAGCGACCTGACGATCGACGAGCGGACGCTCAGGCGACTGGCGAACATTCAACACCTGCAGACGCCGATCGAAGCGACCCTCGAGGGCGATCGCCACGTTCTGGAAATCGTCGAGGCGCTGCACCCGACCCCGGCGGTCGGGGGCGTGCCGCCCGCGGCGGCCTGGGAAACGATCCGCGACGCCGAGACGTTCGATCGCGGCTGGTACGCGGCGCCGATCGGTTGGTTCGACGCCGCCGGCGACGGCGAGTTCGCGGTCGGCCTCCGCTCGGGGATCGCGACCGACGAGACGGTCACGCTCTTCGCGGGCAGCGGCATCGTCGCCGACAGCGACCCCGACGAGGAGTGGGAGGAGGTACAGCTGAAGTTCCGACCGATCCTCGACGAACTGGACGACCGATGAGCGCACCGAACCGCGCGACGCTGTGGGGCCGCGTGCTCGTCGACGAACTCGCGAAGGCCGGCCTCGAGGCGGTCTGTATCGCTCCCGGAAGCCGGTCGACGCCGCTGACGGTCGCCTTCGCCGCACACGAGGAGATCGACGTCTACTCCCACCTCGACGAGCGCTCGGCGGCGTACTTCGCGCTCGGGCGAGCGCGCCGGACCGGCGAGCCGACGGCGCTGGTTTCGACCTCCGGGACGGCGACCGCGAACTTTCATCCGGCCGTGATGGAGGCCGATCAGGCGCGCGTCCCGCTGCTCGTTCTCACGGCGGACCGCCCGCACGAACTCCGGGACAGCGGCGCGAATCAGACGGTCGACCAGGTCAAACTCTACGGCGACGCGGTCCGCTGGGACGCTGAACTCCCCGATCCCGAAGCCGACGAGCGCAAGGTGCGGAGTCTCCGGACGACTGCCGCCCGTGCGCTGTCCGAGACGGGCGGCGTCGATCCCGGTCCCGTCCACCTGAACTGTCCGTTCCGCAAGCCCCTCGAGCCGATCGAGGTGCCCGACGCCGTCCCCGACACGTTCGCGGAGACGCTCGCCGGACGCGGACGCGACGGCGCGTTCGTCGACACCGAGTCGGGAACGCGGTCGCTCGCGGACGCGCAATACGACGGCCTCGTCCGGACGCTCGAGGACGCCGACCGACCGCTGATCGTCGCAGGGCCAGCGGATCCTGCCGATCTGTCCGTGCTCGATCCCGACCGCGTCGCGACCGTCGCCGAGCGCGTCGGCGCGCCGATCCTCGCGGATCCGCTCTCGAACCTGCGGTTCGGCCCGCACGTCGACCGGGAGTCCGCGACGGGGCCGGTGTACGGCGGCTACGACGCCTACGTCGACACCCTGCCGGAGCCCGACGCCGTCGTTCGGTTCGGCGCGTCCCCGACCTCGAAACCCCTGCGACACGCGCTGCGGGATTCGGACGCTCGTCAGTTCCTGCTCGACCCCGCGGGCGACTGGCGCGAGGCGACGTTCACCGCGACGGACCTGCTGGCCGCGTCGCCGGGGCCCGTCTTCGAGGGGCTGTGCGAACGCCTCGAGACGGACGCCGGAGCAAAGACGGGCTCCGAAAACGAGTGGCTGGCCGCGTTTGCCGCCGCGGAGCGTCGCCACTGGGCGGTTCGGGACGCGGCCCTCGAGTCGGCATCCCTCGAATCCGAGCCGTTCGAAGGGGCCGTTCTCGCCGACGTCTTCGAGGAGGCGCCCGATCCCGCGACGATCTTCGTGTCCAACAGCATGCCGATCCGGGACGCCGACCGGTTCGGTCGGCCCCGCGACGCCGACCTAACGGTGCTGTCAAATCGCGGCGCCAGCGGGATCGACGGGATCACGAGCACGGCGCTCGGCGCCGGCAGCACGACCGACGAGCCGCTGGTGCTCGTCACCGGCGATCTGGCCTTCTACCACGATTCCAACGGGCTGCTCGCCGTCGACCGCTGCGGCGTCGACGCCACGATCGTCCTGCTGGACAACGACGGCGGCGGCATCTTCCACGAACTCCCGATCGAGGAGTTCGAACCCCCTTTCACGGACCAGTTCAAGACGCCCCACGGCCTCGAGTTCGACGCGCTGGCAGATTTCTACGACCTCGCGTTCGAGCGCGTCGCCCCCGTCGACTTCGCGAGCGCGTATCGGCGGTCGCTCGAGTCCGAGGGAACGCAGGTGCTCGCCGTCGAATTCGACTCCGAGGCGAGCCATCGGCGGCGGGACGCGCTCGCGGAACGGATTCGCGAGGAGCTTCGAGGCGAGGGCGAGTAGTTTCGTCACAGCGTTTCCGGTTGTCCATTCCTACAGTGGCGCACGCTGTGCCGCGGTTCACCGCGGCACGAATACGTGCGAGGGATGAGTGAGCGAAGTGAACGAACGAATCGGCTGGGGAGGGCGTGGTGATTCTCCGTTGCCAGCGCGAGCAGAACGTTTCAGTTTCCGGTTTTCGCGAAATAGAACCAGAATCATTACGCCTACAACCAACTGAACCGAACGGAACGCTTAGGGACGAAGTGCCCACCAGAGCGCGAGAGCGTAGCCAAAGGGGATCCAGGCGAAGCCGAGCGCGACCAGCCCGACCAGCGAGAACGATGAGACGGGGTCCATCCACACCATCCCAATCGGGAACAGCAGGCTCCAAGAGCCGAACAGCACGGCCGCGACCCGCGGTCTAGTGAGCAAGTATCCGACGAGACCGAGCGTACAGACGACGACGATGGCCTTGACCGGCGCCGAGAACACCGGCGTCAGCGCTACCGCGATGAACACCGGATAGAGCAGCCAGCAACAGCCGATCGTCACCGCCGTCGAGTACTCGAGGGACTGGCCCTCCCACTCGAGGTCAACGTCGTCCGTCCAGTCGTGGACGGCGTACTGGAACGCCGACGCCTCGGCGTCGACATCGGCACCGGTAGCCGTCGCGGTCGACCCACTGCGTGTCGAGGTTGCCGACGCCGTCGTCTCGTCGCCGAACGACCACCCGCCCGTCGCCCGCTGTCGGGTCCGCTGCCGGCGTCGCCGCTTGCGCTGTCGCGCGTGATGGCTCTCGGTTCGCGCGCCGCGTTGAGATCCGGAGCGGTCCGAGTCGGTCCGACTCGAACCAGTGGCGCTTCGACCTCCGGCCCGACCTCGGTCGCTCTTCGATTCCGTTCTCGAGTTCGTCCGCTGCGTTGTTCTCGATCCCGTCGCGTTCGCGCTCGCATCGGTACTCGAATCGCTGGTCGTCGACGCGTTTGCTGCGTTCGACGACGATGCGTTTGAGCCAGCCGTTGACGCGTTCGACGCAGTCCTTCTCGACGTGTCCGACCCGTCGGTCGACGCACTCGAGTCGTCCCCAGTCTCCCCAGCGGAGTGGTCGGCGAGACGGACGTAGGACTCGTGGCCCAGTCGGTCGTACCGGGCCCGCTCGGTGCCGTCAGTCAGCACCGATTCCGCCGTCGAGACGCGCTTGAACTGCTCGGCGGCGTCGGGCGCGTCGTTGTGGTCCGGATGGGTCTCGAGGACGCGCTCGCGGTAGGCGGTTTGAATCTCCTCGCGAGTCGCGTCCGAATCGACCTCGAGGACGTCGTAGTACGTCTCGCCCATCGCCTTCGGAGTCGAACGGCCGGCTGAAAAACCAATCGGCTTAGATGATCGCCGTCAGAGTCCGGGTTGGAAACTGAAAGTGGCGTCTCGGTACGTCGTTTCTCGGACTGATGTATCGTATAGCGCTATATCAAATAGGGCGTTGGATCGAGACGGCGTGTCGACTCTCTGGCGACGATATCGGACTCCTGAGCGTCTGGAGGCGTCGAACTCGGTTGACGGATGCGAACCGTGCCGGATTCAGATTCAGCGTACGATCGAGACGCGACTCGAGGCCGGTGGCCCGAGCGATCGCCGCCACGTGATTCGGATCGGCGTGCGGCGCTCGGAGCGAAGCCACTAACCACCCATCAGTACTGATACGTTCCGGACCGGATACAGAGAAATTCAATAGTAGATATATTATAAGAAACTATGGCCGACACACCGACAGTGACGTGCGATGTCCAACGACACCGACGTCACCAGCGGCCGGCGGTTCGGACAGTCGACGCGACGAACGTTCCTCGGCGGCCTCGGAGCGACCGCCGGAATCGGCGCGTTGACCGGACTCGGCGAGGCGCGAGGACGCGGCGGTGACGCGCTCTCGAGTGCGAGCTACTCCGTCGTCCGCAGCGACGGTCGCGGACCGAACGGCAACGGGGCGACGGGCCGCGGCGGGTGGTGGAACCGCGGTTCGGGACGCGATCGCGACAAGGGCGGCGCCGGCTCCCTCGTCCTCGAGGCCGGGTCCGGTCGCGTCGCGTTCTCGACCGACGGCACCGCCGACGAGGCGTTCCAGTACGCCTTCGACGAACTCGCCTCGAGCGGCGGCACCGTCGTCGCGGGCGGCGGCGACTTCCCGTTCGGCGGTCCGGCCACGATCGGCGACGACACGGCGCTGGTCGGCCAGCAGGGAACGCGGTTCGTCGTCGCCGACGGGGAAGACCCCGCGACAACCGACGAACCGTCGGGCCACGACCTGATCCGCGTCCGCGGCGACGATGCGACGGTCGCCAATATCGAGTTCGACGCGAACGGAACACAACTCGACAACCACGCGATTCAGGCCGACGACTGCGACGGCCTGCTGGTGGCGAACAACCACACCGTCGACGGCTTCCAGATGGCGATCTCGTTTTCGCGGTGTACGAACGTGCAGATCGTCGGCAACGAGGTGCTCGATCCCAACTGGTACGGCATCACCGCTCGAGCCGCGCCGACCGGCGGCGAGCGGGATCTGCGCCGCTCCGAGAACGTCGTCGTCGCGCGCAACTACGTCGCCGGCGTGACCTACAACAACATCGCCACCTACAACGTCAGCAACTTCTCCGTCTACGGCAACGTCGTCGAGGACGGCGGCCACAGCCTCATCGCCTGCTCGCCCGCCCAGCAGGGCGCGATCGTCGGGAACGTCTGCCGGGACCTCGAGGAGTACGCCCCTGACCCCGGCGGCGAGGCGGGCATCGAGATCGAGTACAAGGAGACCCACGTCCGCGAGGAGATCGC includes:
- the menD gene encoding 2-succinyl-5-enolpyruvyl-6-hydroxy-3-cyclohexene-1-carboxylic-acid synthase, whose amino-acid sequence is MSAPNRATLWGRVLVDELAKAGLEAVCIAPGSRSTPLTVAFAAHEEIDVYSHLDERSAAYFALGRARRTGEPTALVSTSGTATANFHPAVMEADQARVPLLVLTADRPHELRDSGANQTVDQVKLYGDAVRWDAELPDPEADERKVRSLRTTAARALSETGGVDPGPVHLNCPFRKPLEPIEVPDAVPDTFAETLAGRGRDGAFVDTESGTRSLADAQYDGLVRTLEDADRPLIVAGPADPADLSVLDPDRVATVAERVGAPILADPLSNLRFGPHVDRESATGPVYGGYDAYVDTLPEPDAVVRFGASPTSKPLRHALRDSDARQFLLDPAGDWREATFTATDLLAASPGPVFEGLCERLETDAGAKTGSENEWLAAFAAAERRHWAVRDAALESASLESEPFEGAVLADVFEEAPDPATIFVSNSMPIRDADRFGRPRDADLTVLSNRGASGIDGITSTALGAGSTTDEPLVLVTGDLAFYHDSNGLLAVDRCGVDATIVLLDNDGGGIFHELPIEEFEPPFTDQFKTPHGLEFDALADFYDLAFERVAPVDFASAYRRSLESEGTQVLAVEFDSEASHRRRDALAERIREELRGEGE
- a CDS encoding ribbon-helix-helix domain-containing protein, yielding MPKVEITIPEHLEMQIAQMVERGEFVNREEAIEDLLSTGIKAYKTSGPMDEEEGTSGGTGLEDDGMMGHDDEYVF
- a CDS encoding J domain-containing protein, with product MGETYYDVLEVDSDATREEIQTAYRERVLETHPDHNDAPDAAEQFKRVSTAESVLTDGTERARYDRLGHESYVRLADHSAGETGDDSSASTDGSDTSRRTASNASTAGSNASSSNAANASTTSDSSTDASANATGSRTTQRTNSRTESKSDRGRAGGRSATGSSRTDSDRSGSQRGARTESHHARQRKRRRRQRTRQRATGGWSFGDETTASATSTRSGSTATATGADVDAEASAFQYAVHDWTDDVDLEWEGQSLEYSTAVTIGCCWLLYPVFIAVALTPVFSAPVKAIVVVCTLGLVGYLLTRPRVAAVLFGSWSLLFPIGMVWMDPVSSFSLVGLVALGFAWIPFGYALALWWALRP
- a CDS encoding right-handed parallel beta-helix repeat-containing protein — translated: MSNDTDVTSGRRFGQSTRRTFLGGLGATAGIGALTGLGEARGRGGDALSSASYSVVRSDGRGPNGNGATGRGGWWNRGSGRDRDKGGAGSLVLEAGSGRVAFSTDGTADEAFQYAFDELASSGGTVVAGGGDFPFGGPATIGDDTALVGQQGTRFVVADGEDPATTDEPSGHDLIRVRGDDATVANIEFDANGTQLDNHAIQADDCDGLLVANNHTVDGFQMAISFSRCTNVQIVGNEVLDPNWYGITARAAPTGGERDLRRSENVVVARNYVAGVTYNNIATYNVSNFSVYGNVVEDGGHSLIACSPAQQGAIVGNVCRDLEEYAPDPGGEAGIEIEYKETHVREEIAGTPLARSYDITISGNQVDNCPVGILARTVPADADDEAAREAERPYSFTVTGNAINDAADAGIRIRSGEAGVVATNTVRNSPVPIEIDETYAVDIQQGLNATRE
- a CDS encoding isochorismate synthase, whose product is MDRTSGERRLASDSDSLLSADATPLVSASRKLEDVSFGAVVDADDESRVLWSTPDGLEIVGRGVAARLTADGTERFDRLRARANRAFDGLEHDGPRVARPRAFGGLSFHDGHEPTPPWTGFRAGEFVVPQILVVRSGADTWLTAVASDHETPADRLERWTDRLRELPSMRPSGDGPGVESTRRTTSRADWTAQVETALERIDRGELTKVVLAQALSVDLEGPVDVPETLERLRRRYPNCYRFLIGREDGGTFFGAPPERLVSKRGDRVETEALAGSMPRGETPEADRAYADEMRDSEKFQREHGLVADAIREQLEPLTSDLTIDERTLRRLANIQHLQTPIEATLEGDRHVLEIVEALHPTPAVGGVPPAAAWETIRDAETFDRGWYAAPIGWFDAAGDGEFAVGLRSGIATDETVTLFAGSGIVADSDPDEEWEEVQLKFRPILDELDDR
- a CDS encoding sulfite oxidase-like oxidoreductase, coding for MSNDDATDVTELYREFGDERLPPGQRETSAFPVLSKSGTPDWDPETWEFTVTGAVDEELSLSWDEFRDLPSETQQQDFHCVTGWSKFDCRFTGVSFPTLAERAGVIDDVDERRSSGNRTESGQAVHVMFSALDGYTTDLPLEDCMREEVLFAWAYDGEPLPEDHGGPLRVVTPHKYAYKGAKWVDGIEFLTETQRGYWEKRGYSETANPWEEERYS